Sequence from the Paenibacillus riograndensis SBR5 genome:
AGTATACGTAATTATCATCGTCATCTACCGTGATGCCTTTATTGTAAATATAGTAGTCATTGGTCCAAAAACCTGAGTAGGTAGCGTTCGCATCCAGCGGGTTTTTGGCATTTACTGCTTTGGGATTTCCGCCGTTCAGCGGAAGGGTGTACAGAACCATGGAGTTAAGGGAGTAATAAGTTTCTGCCGGCTTAATATCGACCATTACAGAGGTTCCTGTAGGAGTTGAATAGATATAATCAGAAGATGGAATGGCGCCTTGGGCAATAAATTGCACGTTTCCGCTGCCGTCCCGGGACTTCGAGGCTGCCCAGGTATTGGTTCCATTCTTCAATACATTATAGTAAATGCGCCCATTTACCACAAAGAATCCGGGGAATTCCGTATCTGCATTATTGGCGATTTGCTTGATCTGGCTGTCATCTGCCGCATTGGCCGGTGAGCGGTAGATCACGCCTTTATCATCCAGGAAATACAGGTAATCTCCCTCAATCTGGTAAAACAATATGTTCTTATCCCCTGCAAAGCTGCTGATCAGTGCATTATTTTCCGTCAAAGACAGGCGCTGCAGTTTGGATAAGTCATCACTTTCAAAAAAATACAAGTATTTGCTTGTTGCCTCCAAATAGTCTCCCGAGAAATTCTCGGAGAGCTTCTGGGCAGTCCCGCCAGCGGTCGGTACACGGTATAAAGCATCTTCCGAGTTGTAATAAACATACCCATTCCCGGCAGCAGCTGCCGAAGCATG
This genomic interval carries:
- a CDS encoding DUF5050 domain-containing protein; translated protein: MKKIQRLITRIGLTLLAGVLIGGAVLGSGKMTPHASAAAAGNGYVYYNSEDALYRVPTAGGTAQKLSENFSGDYLEATSKYLYFFESDDLSKLQRLSLTENNALISSFAGDKNILFYQIEGDYLYFLDDKGVIYRSPANAADDSQIKQIANNADTEFPGFFVVNGRIYYNVLKNGTNTWAASKSRDGSGNVQFIAQGAIPSSDYIYSTPTGTSVMVDIKPAETYYSLNSMVLYTLPLNGGNPKAVNAKNPLDANATYSGFWTNDYYIYNKGITVDDDDNYVYSKSKGYAIDKSGKIFQLSQTGIVGLTEMGGNKIAYVDGNGKASISTVANGKVTSTKPIALTNVTNLFKVQNGTAAGQVVLFAASGTFALNADLTLTKLNGVTWDNSAIYESATGIYYFNGEDNECLYKMSADGKTKLKLSDGPVTEIYTISSN